The DNA sequence GCACGTTTGCTTACCACAGGGGAAGAGAAGCTGAGGGATTTATTTTTGACTTGGTAAATGAGAGTGGGGTCTAAAGCGATCCTACTGTGACCTCGTCCCCAGGCAGTACCGAAGGGTTCTTGGTGTTCGGACTGTCTGCCTTCTCATTTCTCTTTGTCTGTGCTAATTGGTTCGGGTTACCCCCAAAAGATTTTATGAATTACCACCTGTTTTCCAAAATCTGAGCTTGTAATTGGGCTAAGCCTGCTAGACCCCGGCAGAGCATGGGGGatgcagggacagctgcaggagTCTGTCAAGTATTAGGGGGAAGGCGGGGAGTCCCTGGCACGGGGACTGAACTCAGCCTACAGAACCCAGGAAGCGTGCAGCCTCACTGCAGCAGTAAAGTTGAGCTTCAGAGAAAGGGGGTGGCAAAGGCATTTCCTGCACAGTTATTGAGTGCGGCGCTGGTGCCCTCTGGGATCTGTTGTCAACTGTTCTTTTTTATCCAAgtggcagggacagggatgTGAAAGGGCCTTTAAGCCACCCTTATGTTCACATGTTCTCAGCCTGATTGGAGTTTGCGTATTCCCTTGCTCAAGGCAGCACTTACAAGCCCTGAAGCTGCTTCCAGACTTTCTCAGAGGCCCAGGGAAATGGGGAGAGGCCCTGCAGGGCACTCTGCTAGCTCTAATAGCTCCTGAGGCAGCAAGCACACAGACCAAAGCAATGGGATGCTGAGTGCACGGCAGATTTTTACACCCCTCTGCTCTCATCAAGGGGTTATGCTACAAATGGGGGTGGCTCATTGTTCAAAACAGTCCCGGGCTGAGCCTTGTGCTGGTCGCGCCAGTTGACACCCAGATGTCCATCCTTTGGCAGGCCCCAGAGGAGTTTCCTCACCCTCTGGAAGGGGACGCGTGTCCGTGCTGCCGGCCCCTTGGCTCACAGCAGAAAGCTGCGACCCCCTCGGAGCGGTCGTGTTGTTGGGCAGGAGTTTCCCACCGTGGTGTGGATCCTTCCTATTATAATGCTgggtgtttgtttatttctcctCCGATGTGAAACAGCACGAGTTCACGCTCTTTCCTGTGCTCTCTTTACAGTTTACTGCATCACGCTAGTAGTGAATATAATTGCGTGCCTGGCCTGGTGGATCGGAGGAGGCTCTGGGGTCAATTTTGGCTTGGCCATCCTCTGGCTTATTCTCTTCAGTCCCTGTGGCTACGTCTGCTGGTTCCGCCCGGCGTACAAAGCCTTTCGGTAAGTGAGAGCACACGAGGCAGTTTGCTTCCTCTGGGAGAGAGATGTGTTGTTGCTGAGGAGTGCCCCTCTGGAGAGCTGGATAAAGATGAAGGGTTTGATACCTGAACATCTCATTGTCTTCGGAATTGTTTTCAGCGAAGAATGTGGCGACTTTTAAATAGTAGATGAAGGGCTGAGGGTCACCTGCCTCCTCGGATTGGAGGTGAGCAGCACTGAGTAGTCTGCCACTTCTGTGAGGACGAAATTCATATCTCACCCAAATATCTCAGGCTTAGCAGCACCCTCATAGCAGTATAACATCAGGGTGGGTATTGATTTGGTAAAGATTTGCTGCGGGCTGTTTTGGTGGAAGACTATTAAGTTATCAGGAGCCAAGTACTCTTCTGGATTTTGTCTCTAGACACCTGACAACGtggctgctttgctttttataaaGAAGTGGTTCACTAGGGCGAGTCCTTCTGAAACTCCACAGGTCTTTAAAGCCATCCTGCATTTTTACTTTAATTAATAATTGTTTGCATCTGCTCGTGCTTCTCGTGTATCACAAGGCATTATTCAGACATTAATGCATAAAGCTCATCAGAGCTGTGAAGGTCCCAAGCATTTTCCAGTCTCGTGTAGGGAGGGGTGGCACAGAGAGGAGGTAACACGCAGTGAGACCACGCTGTGGTCGTCAGCAGACCCCACACTGGAGTCAGGGATTTGGACTCTGAAGGGGAAGCTCCTTCTGGTTCCCCACTACCAGAATCCTCTGGATTTTGATCATTGACCAGATTCTGTGATGAGTTACTTTAGATAGCAGCAAAAGCAGCTGACAGATACGAGAGTTGGCAAATGGGGTCCTGTCTGTTTAACACATGCTAGGTTAGTTGCTTAAATGCTCTTCTGAATTTACACTTAGTGTACTAACAACACTGGGCAGCTAATGCACCCGAGGTGCTTAAATATCGGTGACTACATGGGGGAGTACAGGGGAGGATTATTTCTGACTGAAAGGGAAGGCCACTGCGTTGGATTCATctgaaagttttaaaagatGTGGAAATACCAGCTCTGAACTCTTGCCCTCTGGGTCTGGGGTTTTGTCCCCATCTCTAGTTCAGAAGCCCGAGAGCCTCCAAGTGCCGACTGGAGCTCTGTTCAAAGAGCATTTTCCGTTCTGAAGTCTGGGAAAAATTACTCGTCTTCATTGACCTCCTCTGGGCTTACAAGGACCGTTTctaattatttctttaatgTTGTTTGTATGTGTTTATGCAACTGAATACGGAAAGGTCCCTGAGGTTACTCTGCATAAAGACTTccacagtttaaaaaaagaataagccCTAGAGACAGACTGGCAAGCCCAGAGATCGTCAACTTTGATGTCCGTCGTAGAAGAGGCTTGAAAAACACTGCAGTGGGGCAGCGCGGGTAGTTTTGGGGCTGCAGGTCGTCCTGGTTCTGGAAAGCCAGGTCAGGTCCGCTCGCTGTGGCGTTTGGGAAGACGCAGCCCTTCCACACTGGCATCGTGTGCTGTGAGGATGCTTTCGTAAAACCTTCGTCATACAGCTGCATCCAAAATTAAATTAGCTGCAGAGCTTTGGCGCTAGGGCAAAGCTGTTGCAAATCTGCACCAGAAAGCTGGATCAGAAATCACCTTTTCTGTGTATCCTCACTAATTCCCAGAGATCCTTTCAAGTGAAGACTCCTCCAGCCCTTTCAGGTCTTAGTTGCAAGAATCTGTTTGAAGGCTCAGCCTGGAGCCTAATCCTTTGTTAATTGGATTATGACAGGCACTACTGTGAACAGGCCATGTTTGAAGTATTTCTTCCACATTGCTGTACTCTGAGGTGCTGCTGTTTGAAAGGTAGGATCACGAGGATTCTCAGGGATGGTTTCATTCTCTCACAGCATCTCTCTAGCCATCTCTTTGGGAGATGGAAGATAATGTTATCAGCACGTGAGGAGCAGCCGGGCTCTGGCTGGAGGTTTTCCCACTTGTGTCAGAGTAGGCAGGGTTCGTGGCTTTGGCTTGGCCGGAGCTTGTTGTCCTGCCTCCCTCAGCTTTTGACATTATGGGCTAGAACTACGGAGACCATTATAATACGTGTACTTCCAGTGtttgagcaggggctgggaatgACTGAAGCTCTTCTGTAAAGTCCCTACTGCACCAAATTGCTGCTTTAGctcctgaaatgtttttgtaaaCCTGTTCTGTAGATCATGGGCCCTTTGGGTTCCTGAGAGAGTGGGAATAGCTCATATCATAAAAAATGATAGGTCAGCTGGCTTGGAGGGTTTCAGAGCTGTGCCTGGGCTTACAGTGGAAGGCAGGCTCATCGACACAGCTGATTTAATAGGACAAAGATGTCCTGTGGCAGAACAGCGCTGTGCCCCAGTGCGCCCAGAGACCATGAACAGATCTGGGACCATTTTCCTATTTGGGATTATACTCACACTGCCTATTTCACCTGCATAAATCAAAAGGACCTCACATAGTCAGAACCCTCTCAGTGTACACGTTCTGAAGATGTGGAGTCTGTGCAGATGCCAAAGCAAAGCACACTTCTGTGTTTCCCTAAGCAGCGTACCACCCTCTTCTCGTGTggctatttttcctcctgttctgtCCCAGTGCTGGGTTAGTAACTGTAGGCGTGTAAGCTTCATGACAAGCAGGCACTGAGACTTTCCCAGCTGGGCTCTCGTGCTCAGGGGTCACTTTTAGCACATGGGCAAACTGCCTCTGGTGTCTGGGCTCTCTTGTGCCTGCTTGCTGGTGGCCGAGCTGCGCAGGTATCTGGTAGCACTGACTTCAGACATTCAGTCAGAGAAATGATTTGGGCACTCTGTGTTCCGCAGGAGACTGCCTTTCCTCGTGTGTCATCATATATGTAATTACTTCGGTAGAGCAATTGCAGGAGCCAGGCTTATTGGAAGAGATTAGGCACTGATGATTCATGGATCTGTGCGCTTTCACTGCCAGGGAAAGAGGAGTTGTCCTCAAAGTTCATAGCTGTTGAGGGACTTTTCTGAGATAGCACGCTTGAGCGTGTGTGTGTGATGGGGTCCAACGTTAACAAGAAGCAATGCAGGGTTCCGGTGTCCTCCTAACtgcctctttctccttcctttgcaGGTCAGACAGCTCGTTTAATTTTATggcttttttcttcatcttcggCGCACAGTTTCTTCTCACGGTCCTGCAGGCGATTGGTTTCTCTGGATGGGGAGCTTGGTAAGCAGGACACACCTGGAGCCTTACAGCTGAGCCCTCAGCTCCAGTGCCTGAGAGTTTCAGCCTACGGGCTGTTTCCCTGAGCATTAGAGGAGCTGGTGGGAGTCTGTACAGGGTGGGGTGGAAGAAGCTTTCTGATTTCCTCTGTGGCATAATTATATCTGCTCTTGGAGTACACAATTCTGTTTATTCCCATTGCTGGCTATCGCAAAAGTTCCTGTATTGGCAGAAGTCAGATATCTTCACCTgcctgtttgttgtttgtttgttttttagcacCTTCCTGTAACGTCCTTCCTTTCTGCTGTTTAACCAGAGAGTTTCAAGATTGATCTGATCCTCTCTTAGCATTGCCCTCAAAGTATTTGCAGCACATGTTGAACAGTGCGTGATGACTCACTGTTGGCCTATAGAGCAAGTATTGTGAGAGCTGTCCTAAAATAAATGGAAGCATTTTAGTGTCTGTCCCTGGTTATGTTATAATTATTTGGCATTTTAACTTTCTGTCTCTGGAGACTTGAGAGCAATTCCTGCTGAAGCTGCAAATAATAGAAAGTCCTAGACTCTGCACAGCATTTAGTTTTAACTGCTGATGCTCTCAAGTTGCCCTGTCTGGTTGTTGCCATCAAAGGGAAGGGAGATGCATTACAGATGGGAGGACCCTGATGTTCCATGTTCCCAGGTCTGTTCTCTGGTTGCACAACCTCTGCACTGTCAAAAGCATCCTGGGAATAAATCTTCTCTCCCTGAAACCTCACTGTGCAGCTGGCTGTCCCCTAAAGGTCTGAGACTGGATTAGCAAGGGATGCTGGCGAGTCAGATTTGAGATACAGGGGAAATACCTGTCTGAGCTGCATTTAGCTCTGACCATCCtcttcactgtgttttttttttttttttttttctttcttcgaTTTCGGGAGCTTTAAGGCTGCCTTGTAACTTCTGTGTGTGCGTAAACCATCTTTCTGGTAACAATTGTGCTTAAAAAAGAGAGCAGTAATGatactgtttctttgtttcttgcaGCGGGTGGTTGGCAGCAATTACTTTCTTTAGCACCAACGTTGCATCTGCTGTGTTCATGCTGTTTCCTGCCATTATGTTTACAATGTCAGCGGTCACAATGCTCATCTGCATTTTAAGGGTAGGTGCTTCAGGTGTCTCTCTGACTTGGAATATTGGTGTTTCGTATTGCAGTAAGGTGAACAGACAGCCACTGTGAACCATCACTGCCTCTAAAGGTTTTGTAGTGTAGTCAGTGTATCTCAGACTATTTAGAGGACTGATGCAGATAATGCAGGACAGCTTGAGCTGGATGCGTTCCCCGTTCCACGTTCCTTTATGTCACTTAAGCCAAGGGACTGTAAAGGTGAAGCATCTCAAGACGtctgcagcagggacagggtGGCAGGATGGCAAGCGGTCCTCGGTTGTCTGCAGAACACTGGATTTGGATATGAGACCTTCTGCAAAGCTTCAGAAGACTGATGGCATAGGAGGACAGAAGATAGAAGGGAAAGAGGACAGGCAATTAGCCCAACAAAACCCTGTCTCAGAGTAGTTGCCATCATGGAGATTGCCACAGGTTCATGGCAGCGTTTTGCCCCCTGTCACCATGTTTAGCGCCACTGCCCTGTGCCGTCAGGCATTGCCTGGTGGTGTGACATTTAAACCAGGTCTTTAGTGCCCCTGGATTCCTGGTGTAGGTTTTTTCATGTGCTGCAGCTGAGTCCTTCAGCCTCAGCCCCACTGAAGCAGCAGTGACAGTTTTATGGGGTTTTCAGCCCACTGACCTGGGCTAGCTGCCTTGCTGCATGGACTGTTGCTGTGGGATCCCCAGCCTAAATCCCAGGTGTATGGCTAAGACAAGTTCAAGCCTTGCATTGATACTATCTATTTGCACTTCTTTTCATTAtgtgattatatttttttgtgctttttttttcccttggaaaaacagctgtttgcagagagagagaaacaaacacagTACCAAATGACAATAGGACTTCTCAGGAAGAGGTGTAGGTACCCACTGCtgatttttcctcttgttttacTCCGTTAGGTTCACAAGATCTACCGAGGGGCTGGTGGAAGCTTTCAGAAAGCTCAGGACGAGTGGAACAGCGGTGCATGGAGGAACCCCCCCAGCAGGGAGGCCCAGTACAGCAATTTTTCTGGGAACAGCCTGCCGGAGTATCCCACAGTGCCCAACTATCCCCCGGGAAACCAATGGCCTTAAGCAGCAACAGCTGCAAATTGCCTGGATTCTCTTCTTTTTTGGtccttttattattgttatttgaaAAGATCATTTGCATTCCCCTACACGTACCCCAGTCTTCATGGGgactttcttgtttttttgtctcCTCATCACTGCAGAAGATGTGTGCTGTCAGCCCACGCCACCTCAGGAGCTCTGCACGGCCTTATCAGAAggatagtttttgtttgtttctgttgttacCAGTATTTGCCTTGTTGCAGACTGAGGAACCAACCGTTCACTGCCCTTGCTTGAGGACTGCTCTCATGACCATATGTGCAGAAGGCTGGCTTCCCCGTGACGGTGAACACTACCAGAACTgctccttctcctgcctccccGCTTAGTTTTCATCACATGCACAGCACACCGCCAAATCGTCTGTAGTTGTAGCAAACACAATCAGAGCATTAGTAGCAACCGGTGTTTGCTCTCCCGGATGAATGATCTGGAATTTTTCACTCAAAGGGAAATGCAACACCTGAATTATCTGGTACTAGTGATATTGAAGGTATTTGTAAAATCTACAGCTTCATTTGCTTGCGCTCTCTGGTGAAGAATCCTTTAGATAACAGCGCTTGCTGCGGGTGAGTGCTGTTCAGATACTAAGTCCACAAGAGTCCTCATTTGCCTGGCTATAGAACTATTGTTATGATAGAAGTCTTGCTTTCCCTGCCACCAAAAGTTTTTGCTAGATCCGTGTGCTGCAGAGATGCAAATTCATCTCATTTTGTGAAACTGACTGCTCACTAAAAGCCTGATTCAAAGCCCACTGGAAACTATTGAAAAGCTGACTGCTGTTGGGCTTTGGACCTGGCTGCCTGGGTGACGTTCACCCCTTTCCAGGCAGGCAGCGCAAGATCTCTGTGCCATCTAAATTCCAGGTACGTGGCGTCAGGATTTTTGTGCTGACCCAATACATGCCGTACTGGACACGCCTTGTCCTGTTGGgacaccttttttttctgggctCCTGGCCAGTAGCTGGGTGCCAGCTAACTATTGATCTCAGTGCTGGGGCCCCAGCGTGGTTTGGGAGTAATTCCATTACAACTGATAAATTGAATTCTGCCTTCTACCGACGCAGTTAAAATCCAACCGCTCTGCAGTGAGTTGTCTCAGAAAGCTCGTTAGTCCTCGTAGCTGACGCTAGCTGTGCAGAGCTGGTACGTGGCTGCGTCGCCAGCAGTGATTTCCTTCCCTGTACGAGCAGGGGGAGAGAGGTTCTTGCCTTTCCCCAGGAATCAGCTGAAGAGAGGATAAAGCTGTTGGGAGGGGTTGTTTCCCCTGAGAGCTAGCATTAGTCTCATCGCTCATCTTCATCTCATGCATGTACATCAGGACTCCTGGAGCCTGAGCCATCCAATTCCCCTGTGTCCTAAAACGATCCAAGCAGCAAAGGCTgcagtcttttcctttccttcaacAGCCTGCTATGAACTTTCTCAAACCTGTTAGAACTGGGAGCTCGGTTCCCAATATTTTTATAGGGAGTTGAGTGTTCAATGTTTGCAGCTCTGGGAATTTCAATGGACAGAGAAGGGCAGAGTGCTCCAGTTTGGAGACTTGAGAGGTGTGGGGCACCCTGAGAGTCAGGCCCAGAGCCTGGCCAGTTGTAGGAGGTGACACCAGAGGCGTTACACTGGAAGTGGAGTCACTCCATGTCCACACTAAATAACTGGAAAGCAAAATTGGCTCCTGGAAAGGGGCAGGGAGGTTGTCCTTGCTAGGTGGAACTGATTTGCAAGTGATCTTTTGAAAACTGTCTCTACATGTGCCTTATCTAATAAAATGTTAGTTCATGAAGGAGAACttttccttccccatccccCAGGCAAAACTTCCCATTCACTCTATTAACTTTTCCCGTGTCCTACTGTAAATACTAAGTGAAGTACAGCTTGGAGTCTGCATGACACCTTTGTTACTAGggccaaagcaaaagcaaacattaaTGGGAGGTCAGAGCCTCCTCGAACTTCAGTTTACAAGCAGCACTGACcccctgctgcagagccagccttTTGCTGGCTCTGGCTCATGCTCCAAACacaaggttgtttttttcttgcgaGTGTGCAATGTGCTTGTAAGTACAAATGCTCGATGCCTTCATTAATAGAATACAACCCGGTCGTGTTGTCAAGCTTTTAGGTGCCTTTGTCTTGTGTCAAGTGAAATGTTAAGTGTTCTTTGTCGCTTGCCATCAGAGAGTGATAAAAGAACTGCCTGTTGAAGAACTCCCTGGAAATACGATTTCACTGCAGGGGAGCAAGGTGAGGTGAATGGGGCCGCACTCGAGGGTGGCCATGCTGGGGGCCCAGACATGGGGTGCCCGTGCAGCACGCTCCTCTGGCTCTGACCCCTGCCATCCTCGGCCTTTTGCCAAATTTTTTTCAGCAGTAGTTGTGGTCTTTTTTAGTGTTTCAGGTTGAAGATTTCAATTGAACCAAGAGGAGAAGCGTTGCCAGGGGGCTCTTGAGTCCAGCTTCTCTTTCTCCCCTTGGATAACCCGGGGGTCTCTTTTAAAGCACCCATCCTCACATTTCCAACCTTCTTGATGCAGTGAGGGGTGTGTACTTAGGAGCCTGCAAACCAAAATGGTTGGAGGCAGACACCAATGTCATGATCCATTAGCAAACACTGCCTGGGATTTCTAAAGAGCTTAAATGAAACCTCCCAGGACGGGAGCTGCCATCTCCAAGCACATCGCCCCCCTCCATCCTCTTCGATGCCAGAAACCGTAATTCCAGAAAGTTGACTCAACACACTGCCTGAActgctgtggcttttttttttttttttccgactcctctgtatgttttttaatgtttacatTAGATTTCTAAGACTCTTTAACACCATTAACCTGGACCTGGCTCCTGTTTTCATTCGGCATCATGCGGCATGTACGTGTGTGATGTTTCGTGTCACTTGTGGGgctctggtttttgtttgtgtttttcttctgatcacAAGACAATAAATGCTCATCCTGTGCTTGATGAGAAGAACTGGCTGCATTAGAGAAGTGTGTCTGTTCCTAGGTAACCAGAGTTATCTGGCAGAGGGAAATGGCGAAATCTCTATTTTCTTCCAGTCtcccaccactttttttttccccttaaaagaACAGCACGTTTATGGATGAGGCTTACCCTCGTGCTGGGGACCACCACAAGAGTTGGCGTGCTGTAGTTTGTGTTCTTGCAGATGCCTGACAAGTGTTTTACACCGATGTTACCATTATTCTCATTTCCTAGCTATGGAGAAGTGCAGGTGATGGGGTGCGCCGGGGCTGAACCCTCCTTCCTGGCCTCTCCTTAGCAGCACACGTTCACGTTGGCCTTTTGCAGTGCTGGCCTCTGCCTTGTCTGGTTTGCTGCCTGGAAAGATCCCGTCATCCCTGGGGCAAACAGGCTGTCTGACAGCAAAGGTGAGTTGCATCGCTCTATTTAGTGTGCAGCTGGATTTACTGCCCCAAATTATGCTATCCTGGCTTCATaccccagctctgctccataGCGGATTTGTAACCCTAGGAGAGCTGATTTCATCTCAGCTGCTTGATCACGTATCTGCTAATCTCAATCTTTTCTTCATCTCCAAAGCCTTGTACCCCCTCTGCAGCCACTAGTATCTCACCTTCGCTGGCAGGAGACGGTGTAGTCCTCATGTTCACAAAAATCTCACAGCAGCACCTTTTCCCAGAGCTGTTTTGCTCCAAGCATGCCCGGGACAGGCAGGCATCACCTCCTGCAAATACCACCTGctctgcccacggccaggctgtgctgggctctCAGAAAGTTAATGGCAGCTTTGATGTATTGGCCTGAGCACGATTCAGCAAGGCAGCAGGGTCAGACGGACTGGTTTAGGTATTCAATAGCATTTGGGGAGCTGCTGGTTGTCTGCACCCTGAATGTCCGTCTCTCCACTCCTGGCTGTGTTCTGGAAGTATGAAATCAGGGATTTCCAacagctgcttgctgctgtgtCCATCACATGGTGAGTATGAGGATGAAACAGCTCTTACTCAAATTCTTGCTCCAAGCCCTCAAAATCTTTGCAGGAGGTGCAGGTTtgacctcctgctgctgccacgaGTGGGGCAGGTCCCTGGTGCTTGGGTTTTCCTCTGCCACACATCTTGGGCGAGAGCTGGAGCTCAGGGGcttggcaggagcagggggcaaGGTTCAGCGGGGATGGGGCAGTGGCTGCACCACTGAGCTTGGGTGCACAAAAAGAGCTCCCCAAATGTCCCACAGACCCCTGCATTGGGGTGGGGGCTCTTCcctttgcactcctgctcctccagctggaGCCCTGTGGTTGTGTGGGATGGGATGCTGTggatggcctttttttttttttttggctgattCTTAATGGATTTCTATCGCTTTGGTGCCATTTCCTGGACCCTGAATGCAAATGCTTCGAGAGAAACACTACATTGCCTGCTCCGAGCAGCTTTTTCCTCTGTATGAGTTacagcagtgctttttttttgtgttgccTGCTTGTGAATTAGCCCTAATTAACTCGTGCCctggggaggagggcagggttCAGAGCTGGATCCTTTCCCAACA is a window from the Anas platyrhynchos isolate ZD024472 breed Pekin duck chromosome 29, IASCAAS_PekinDuck_T2T, whole genome shotgun sequence genome containing:
- the SCAMP4 gene encoding secretory carrier-associated membrane protein 4, with the translated sequence MAEKVNNFPPLPKFIPLKPCFYQNFADEIPIDYQALVKRIYHVWIFYCITLVVNIIACLAWWIGGGSGVNFGLAILWLILFSPCGYVCWFRPAYKAFRSDSSFNFMAFFFIFGAQFLLTVLQAIGFSGWGACGWLAAITFFSTNVASAVFMLFPAIMFTMSAVTMLICILRVHKIYRGAGGSFQKAQDEWNSGAWRNPPSREAQYSNFSGNSLPEYPTVPNYPPGNQWP